The sequence AGCGTTTGGCCGCGCGAGCCAATTCCAGAGTGCCAATGCTAGCACTCAAAAACAAGCTCTAGACTATTTATTCAGTACTACTACTGGCGCTGGTTTTAGCATCATTCGCAACCGTATCGGATCGGGTGGCTCGGGCGACAGTATCGAGCCAAATAATCCAGGCTCTCCATCTGCATCACCGAGCTACGTATGGGATGGCAACGACAGCGGCCAAGTATGGTTTACCAAACAAGCTGTTTCGTATGGTGTCAAAACCATATATGCTGATGCATGGGGTGCTCCGGGGTTCATGAAAACGAGCGGCTCAGACTCATCTCCCGGGTGAGTAAATCTTACTGCCAACCTTTTCATGATGCAGTTAGAGTTAGAGTCGACAATAACTGACTGCGAGATAGGTATCTTTGCGGTACCACAGGCCACTCATGCTCATCTGGTGACTGGAGACAAGCGTATGCGAACTTCCTTGTGCAATACGTCAAATACTACTCATCAGCGGGCTACACGATCACACATCTAGGGTTTTTGAATGAGCCGGATTTCCAGCCCTCATACTCTCAGATGCAGATCAGTTCGAATGCCCAAGAGGCTATATCGTTCATACCGATCCTTTACAACACAGTGAAGGCTGCTGGTCTTAGTACTAAGATCACTTGCTGTGACGCAGTAGGTTGGACTGACCAGAGCACTTACACGACAAACCTAGTCAATGCTGGCTCAACTCAATATCTTGGAGTAATTACTTCTCATTCGTACAGCGCAGATGCCACTTCTCCACTTAGCCAAACTACGCTACCAAAATGGAACACTGAAGGCGGGCCTAGCACAGCATTTGTTACGACATGGtatggcagcggcggcaccaACGAAGGCTTCACCTGGGCCAACAAGTTGGCTGTTGCGATGGTAAATGCGCAGCTCTCAGCTTATCTTTTCTGGGAAGGGTTTGAGATACAACAATCACAGTCAGGCAGTCACTTGATCGATGCCCTGGATGGGAAGACAGCAACACCATCGGGTATATTCTGGGCGTTCGCCATGTGGTCCCGATATATTCGCCCTGGAGCTTATCGTGTCGCAACTTCCGGATCCATCTCTAACGTCATAATTGGCGCCTTTCAGAATACTGATAGTTCTATAGTCCTTGTATTCACAAATAGTGGAACTTCAGCACAGTCAGCCAAAGTGACTTTTGCTGGATTTTCTCCAAGCTCTGCCGCTGCATACGTCACGGACAATACTCATACCTTTGCCTCTACTTCCTCAGCATTATCTGGAGGAGCCATCACTGTTTCTGTGCCTAGCAGAGGAGTCGTCACTGTAAAGCTCACTTAGTAATCTTATGTGAATACTGCACTGGTTTTCCGGACAACAAATGGGGGTAAATACCATCGATAAAAATAAATGGAATTTGTCTCTAGCGATCTCTGTAAGCTGCGGCTTGTTGTTGGTAGTTTCTAGTCCTCAAGAAGTATTGCCAAATTAATTCGTTGATAAATAAGTATTGAGTCTGTTACTATATCTCTGTCATTTTGAAGATGTTTTCACTCTCGAAGTAGTAAAAACGGTGGCGTTGCCACGGTATTGAGAGCTATAACCGACGGTCGCCAAAGTAGGGAGTGTGAAGCCCAAAGAGCAGCTTGTCATCGGGTGAAACGTGAAAACAAAAATGGAAAAGCGGTATCTTCGACCATCGTATCCACCCTCTTATTTTTCGTTCGATTTTGAGCGTAAATATAGTAGGATGCGATGTAGTATTTATGGACTCTGTCAGCTTCAGTGAGCAAAACGTCGCAATATTTATACtctattaaataagtaaagGTTGCTTGTTGGCAGCGCATCTAATACTTGAACTAGGCTTTTTCAATAATGATCTTAGTATTATATCCCCTCTCTAAAATATGTGTGAGTACGGATTCTTTGACTGTTTCAATGATATGCTCTTCAGCATCACTATCCAATCTGCCTTGAGCAAGAAAATCGACCTGTACTCTCAGCTCGTTGAGATCCTCGTGCACTTCAAGCAAAGCGGCTCCATCAGCGTCTGCTGCATCTGTAACCTTCTCACAGCTGGCGCGTAACTCATCTAGTTCTTTATTCAGAtctttgttctctctctcgagcCGCTCAACTCGCTTCGTCAATTTATGCATTTCTTTGCGCATATTGGTCAATGTGATCCATATGCTATGGTGGTCATCAGCTTCAGAAGAGGTACTTGAATCATCTAACCGgcgcctcttcttctcattacACTTATTACTCGCAGCTACAGATGATAGAGATTCATTTGTACTGAGTGGCGAGATTTCGGCCTTGAGAGGTAGAGTTTCTAGCTGATCGTATGATGGCGGGTTTTCGTTCCGAGATGTTGACGTATAAGCTTGAGAGGAAAGGGTGATAATCTTCCCACCTCTTCTACCGTACAATGAAGCCAGGATAGTCGAAGTGTCGGTAATAATTGGTTGTAACAGATTTTGAGAAACAGCTTCACAAATGGCATTTAATCTAGGCAATGAAATTTCTCTTGCCGATATATAGATGTTAAAGGCCGTAGCTTCAGCGAGCGATCGTAACGCATCGATTACTTGGCCAGACAGTCGCTTTCTGGGCTGTATCGGTTCTGTCGCTGCAGTTGAGGCGATGAGATCAAGAGGCTGACAAAGATCGAAATGCAAACAAACTGCTTTGCAGTTGAGTTTCCTCCGCACAATATCCGGGATTTCTGGATTCTCATCAAAATTGAGAGAGGTAATGGAACGGATATGAATTAGGCCTGTAATATACGAGTGGGATTCGATGCCTTTCACTCTGATGGGACAATGCAGCTGAAAAGACGCCGCCGAGGATTGGCCGGAAAAACAAGCATCGAGTTTCACGCTATCTCTTTGCGGATCCGGGTCGATCAAATATTGCGTCGCATTGTTTAGGGTCCATTCTATACAGGCAGGAGCCTTGAAGCCAAAGTCGAAAGATGGAGTCTCTGACATTGTTCGTTCTCCCAAGATCGAAATATCCTATGTAAACAGAACGACAGGATGAGTCAACTTACCGGAATTGAAAAGCCACATACAACAGAGTGGGAAATTTCACAGACAAGCAGCCTTTTTAGAGCTCCAGAAAACCTGCGAGTCCAATCAGGCGCTTTCTCTAGATCCCGGGTCTTccaaagaaggagatgacCTCATTCAGTGGGTAGAAAGCCGGACAGTTGACCAAGAGCGTGAAATTTGTTCGTCTGAAGCAGCAACTAAATGCGAACAAAGAAGATGGCCCAGAGGAGCGAGCTTCGCGGACAGGCAATCTGTCCAGAGCTCCAGAAAACCTGCGAGTCTGAACAGGCCCCTTCTCTTGGTCCCGGGTCTTCCAAAGAAGGAGATAGCCTCGTTCAGTGGGTAGAAAGCCGGACAGTTGACCAAGAACGCATTGCTAGCGACCTCGACGACGGTGAATATGGAGAGCAACAGCGTTGAAAGTGAATGCGCGTGCAGAGGAAAACAAGGAGGCTGGGAGATTTGACCGAAGTGCACGTGACTGTCATGCGCGCTCACAAGATAGCCCCGCTTTTTGAATACAGCTGCAGCGCAGGTGCGGAGAAATACAGCCACCTCATCGGCCTAAAATAGGTACTTAGGTATCTAAGGTACTACAGGTAGTAGGTAGCCTGGGACCTTGGGTAGGATGCGGGTGACAAATTACGTCGGCGCCAGATACATACAATGTGTAGTAACAGACCGGCGGCGTTTTCTGTCAACAACTTGCCTGCCTAGGTAGCTTCCATCTTAGTGGACTACCGAAGACTCCAGCTGCTATTATGCCATAGCAGCCCACTGAATGTTGATGCGATAAATCTTTCTGGCGCAAAAAGCATCAAAGAAAATTAACAGAGACTTGTAGATAAAAATACTGCGACTTAAGGTGCTAGGTATAATACAGCACTTACATGCTATATGATATAGCTAGGCATGGATGTCTAAGTCGGCGCAACAATGGCAACCCAGATTTTTATAGGTCTCAAGCTTTGGAACGTGGCAGTGGAAAGCTGGTCAGAAACTGAAAAACATCTGAAAAAATAGCGCCGGGGTGAAAAGGTGGCGGCTTGGCAAACCTAGGATCAagactatttatattatctTCTAACAGCGTTCTTGCCAGGCCTCGAGCATTTCCTCAGTAGATTGATAGGCTGATTGCTCGGACGTATGAGAGTTTACACTCAAAGATGCCACTCTACGAATCTTCTATGCAACAACAAAGCTTTTTAGTTCCTCTATAAATCCAGTTGATGAGACCCATATAGAACGCTTCCTTCGTTGCTAACTGACCTATTGTAAATCGTTATAATTCGTCATTCCAACATTTTTTAGTTTGGCAGCTTGGCAACTGGCCTGTCGCAGGCATAGAATGCGTGCTAAGAATGGCGGTGCGCTGGCGGCGGATAATGACCGAATCCGAGTTGGCATCGAAAATCCATCAGGTTTAACTCACCCCTTTTTGTCGATCGATCGGTTGGCCAGCTTCCACATCTCTACAGCTGCTACAATCTTCGCAAGTCACAGAATCAGCTCCCACTCCTGCTCAAGTCTAATTCTgaaggataagaagaaggGGCTGCCAGCTAATTGGTATTGCAGATTTGTGCTCCTACATTAAGATGGCCGTAATGACGACTAGTACCGACCCAAGCGCCGATATCTCTGCAACTACTAGTCCAGTAGAAGCAAAGTTAGAACAAAGCGTATAGAAAGCAAATACAGAAGTAGTAACAGAAATTGAGCAAGAACTGCTTTCTTCAGATCAGAATGCAGCAGGAGGCACTGCACCAAAGTTAAAACAATCCTTGTCTTTTAAGCTCGCCTTCATTGGAATTGCGGCGagtctttttgttttccagctAGATGCAACTTGTTTGGGAATTTCTCTTCCGGTGAGCCATAAGATACTCTCCTTCTCTAATATGGTGATTATGTCAGTCCCTAATGACTCTACTTAGACCATAGCTTGGTGATTTAAACGGTACGAGCTTGGAGTCATTTTGGGCGAGTCTGACCCATACTCTATGTGGGTTGACCATGCAGTTGATTTGGGTCAGCATCTCCGACGCATTCGGTCGGAAGCCCCCTCTCTACGTATCCTTGAGACTGTTCTTCATTGGATCAGTCATATTTGGGGTAGCAAGAAATATTAACACCCTTATCGCTGGACTCGTCCTCCAAGGGCTCGGGGGCGGTGGAATTGATGTTCTGGCTCAGGTAATACTTGCTGATATGACGACATTAGAGGAACGCTCAAAATATATCGGTCTAATGGCTATCCCTACGGCTATTGGTAACATTATGGGACCTATAGTGGGTGCTCTTTTCCCAACGTTTGTATTCTGGAGATGGATTGCATGGATCAACTTGCCGATTATAGGGTTGGGGACATCACTTgtgttcttcttcctcaaacTTAGACCTATCTCTCTAGAAGCCACGCTCGCCCAGAACTTGAATCGACTTGATTGGGTCCGTATGGCCCTTATCATTGTCGGTGTCACGCTGTTTGTTGTGCCGCTTAGCTGGGCAGGTTCACTCTTTCCATGGGCCTCCTGGCAGACGCTCTTTCCCTTGCTCTTGGGAGCTACTCTGCTTGTAGTGTTTGTCTTTTATGAGACCAAGCCTGTGGCACCTATTGTGTCCCATCGACTATTCCACACAAGGACTGGAAATGCAGCGCTAATAGGAGGCTTCATTCATGGCATGATTCTAGTATGTATCTCTGTTGCAATACTGCCTTTACTTTTACAAGCCGTTGAACTTGAGACCGCAATTTCCTAAGCCGTCTCTCTGCTTCCCACTGTCATCATTAGCGTTTTCATTGCAGCCGTCTCAATGATGATGGTCCCTTTCTTTGGTGGATATGTATGGCTTTTACGGCTTTCATGGGTCATACTTACTCTGGGAACCGGGTTGTTGGCCCTCTTTAAGGTGGGATCCTCACCATCAATTCGCTACGGGCTGCCGATTCTGTGGGAGACAGGTGTTTCATTATTACGTCTCACTCCCTGTTCAAGCTAGCGTCAAGAATGTTGACGACACAGGTCTAGCTATTGGACAGCTTCATACTATTCGCATGTTTGGAGGTCTCATTGGCCTCACCACATCTTCAGCAATTTTCAACAATATATTTTCAGAATCTATCTCTAATACTGCGGTCCAGCTAACGGGAGCTTTGGCGCCCCTGAAAGACGCCTCGAATGAGGTGAGTTTCATTAAAACACTTAGATCGCTGAACTAGTCTTGTTAATTTCAATACTCTTGAGAGAAACTGAGCTCAAAGGATATGATCTTGGAAATTAGCGGTTTGAAGAGTAACTAGGCCTTcgaaaaaaagttaattgtGATGAGATGTAGTTTCTGAGATAGATATAGAAGATGCACTTAAAGTAAAGAAGTATATAAGACTATTAAACCTGGTAACAAGTCAGCTTAAATATGAAGGCAGTGGTGGGCGGGATCCGTACCTAACAGGCCAGAATCTTTCTGGCCACACGGTTTTCAGATTTCGTGTCAGAATAAAATTCTGCCAGTATcgctttatttaaaattaccaCAAGAGAAACCTACTCACTCTAATATTCAGCTATTGTATTCCTCATGTCACCAACGGATTCGCCAATACTAAATTCCACTTTCGAATAATGTGGCGAGTCCTCACCTCACAAGCCATAGACTGGTATGCTCAATGAGCTTGAGTTTGTAGAATTAATAGTACACATGCCACTTAACGAAATATACAAGAATTGGAAGGAGAtcagtagtattagtatcaTAATAAAAGTCTTGTCCTTCCGGGGGAACCAGACGAGACCACCAACGAATTAGAGTCGAATCTCGACTCCATTCATAGAGGGCGTCGTATACCCCATGAGCTGAATGCTCCAAGACTACTCAATATATATGAATCCGGCATGCAGTTAGAATATTTGCATTTCCTGGTACTGAGCACCATCTCAGTATATTTCTTCTCAAATAACTTAGTAAATAGACCTGGAACTATTGAAGAAAATGACGAGCGAATAAATTGAAATTTTATTCCGTTCAGTATAAATGAATAAGTACAGCATGCCAATGAAAATGACCGTAACGGATCTAATGTCTATGAGAAATCAAGCTGCAAACAAACTTTTTCTGTAATACGCAAGTCACTCAATCAAAGTGAATTCTCCACAACTCCCTCTCAGCGCCTCCCTGGAAGTCGCTGCGGGTATGCATAGCCAGAATGTTGTCACTGACCAACATGTCACCCTTTTCCCACGCGTGGTAATATGCCACACGTCGGTCATGCAAAAGACCGTCTAGCTCGCGGCAGATAGCATCAGAGACCTCGGGTGTCTGACCATCAATTGTAATGTTGGTAGCCTCGAAGCTTGTCTTGTTTTCAGGCCAGGGCTCATGATACCGCAAGCAGGGCTTTCCGGTAATAGGATGGTCAACTATTAGAGGCAGGCCGTCCAATTTTGTCGCCTCAAATGAAGTAGTTCTAACAGACCACGTAAGATTCTTCAAGGTCTCTAGAGGAAGGGAAGCTGGTAGATGCTTCAGAACAAACGTAGATGTAGAGAAGAGTGTGAAACCAGTGTCAGAAGGAGAAGGTGTGACAGCAGTAAACAATTGGAATCTAAAACTTAGTTAGATATACGTATAGGCAATAACTTTTAGCATGATCACTTACCGTGGTGGGTTCGGAAGCTTATACACGGTTCCATCCTCTCTGGTGTGGTCCAAAGTCTTAAACAGGCCATCGAAGTGGAAAGGCATCCATTCAGACGATAGAACATTGTTGAGACCTCGAGTATCTGCTCCACGGTCCTTCACTTCGAGCAGAATGCCGAACTTCCAAGGAAGAGGGGTTCCAAACTCAGAAGCCTTCTCAATGTACTTCTCACGGTTCTTGGTTCCAGAGAAGCCACGCAGAATGACTGGTGAGTTGATTTCAGAGAGTGCGCGAACCTTCTGAGCATCGATGTCTTGCATTGACAGCTTATTGGCTCCCTCAGCAGGGGAGATGATAACACCGCAAggatataaaggattaacGGTGATAGCGCCGGAGCTCCAGGTATATAGATCGCTCTTCTCTCGGAAATATGATGGTCTGCCATCTTCATAGACAAGCTCCCAGGTAGGATCGTCCCAAAACGTCTGAGCAAGACCTGAGGTAATAGTTCCATCTTGTCTGACAGCCACAGCGCAGTGCCAAGGGGTTGTGTAGCTGGAGTCGGTGGGGAGAGTGCTGACAGAGACTTTGTTGTGTCCAGTGGAAGGGTGAATAGACAAGCGAACGTGGTTGGAAAATTTATCGCGAACTGCACGGGCAAATGCTTGACCGCGGATGAGCATTTGCTTAGCAATGCTCTCAATACCCTTCTTATACTTTGACTTGGTGAAAGTTTCCGAAATAGGGTATGTGTCAGCAAGATCTGTCTGGAGGAACTTGAGGTAACCGCGATATGTCAAGCAAATATCCTCGTCGGATGTGATCTTCTCATTGACATCCCAATCTTTACTTCTAAAGTTGTTGATGAGAGCAATGCGGAAGTTGGTGGCATTGGCGACATATGAAACTTCGTCCAACACTGCAGGTACCTCCATCGGCACAAGGTCTGAAAGTCGTGAAAAGCGAATATAGCTGAAGCCCTTGGTCTTCGCCAAGTTTCGAAGAGTTTCTCCATATCTCCAAACGTCCAAGTCTGAGACGCTCAAGAGGTCTAAATGCCACATAACATAAGCCAAAGCTGCTAAAAGTTTGAACGAAAGTACTAACCATTGTATACAATACCATCAGAAATGATGGTAAGTTCTGCTCCCGGACTGTATACATCCTTGATGGCAGCACAGAGGCCGTTAAGATGGGCCAGCGCATactcctctgccttgtctgGGACGCGTCCGAGTACCTTAACTTTCGTGTTAGGAGACTTGAAGGGAAACGCAGGAAGACACATTTTGATAGGCTGGTTAGCCTTCACATGGCTGTATGCCTGTGCCAAACCAGCCAGCAGACCAATATCCGATTCGATGCCTTCGCTACCCGCACGCTTATTCTGATATCTGTAGATAACCTCAATAATCTTTGCAGCCATATCGATGTGAGAATGGTCGAGGATACGGCCTGATAAAGGCAGGACGACGTGGTCTGGAGTGCCTCGGAGGGCAGACTCCATTGGTACCGGGTCCATCATCTTGAAGTGTGGAAGAGACTAATGGCCGCTGTTAAAGACGTATAATGTGCAGCGAGTGATAGTACTTGAAGATGATCTATCTCCAAGCGAAGCACTAGTGTTGTAGATGAGTAGCCTTTAGTAAGAAgggtaaaaagaagaacgtTTGTCCACGCCTGAGTCTATATAAGATTCAGCTTTCCTTGGCGGTgagttgttttttttttttgtgttgcTGTATTCTTTATTCCGCCAACGCTATTTTGTACGGAATCAGATTCTCACATAATGAGTAACCTAGGCGGACCAACCGGCATGTTGACCGCTTTTTTTCCCGAGGAGGTTAGGCGTTTCAGCACTGACTGTAGATGATTTAGATCCTTCACGTCCGCTTGCTGGTCTTCAATAGCTGTGGCATTATCGTAGCATGGCTTACAGGTG comes from Trichoderma asperellum chromosome 3, complete sequence and encodes:
- a CDS encoding uncharacterized protein (TransMembrane:6 (i18-35o41-63i75-97o103-125i145-165o171-190i)~EggNog:ENOG41), with translation MQLIWVSISDAFGRKPPLYVSLRLFFIGSVIFGVARNINTLIAGLVLQGLGGGGIDVLAQVILADMTTLEERSKYIGLMAIPTAIGNIMGPIVGALFPTFVFWRWIAWINLPIIGLGTSLVFFFLKLRPISLEATLAQNLNRLDWVRMALIIVGVTLFVVPLSWAGSLFPWASWQTLFPLLLGATLLVVVKNVDDTGLAIGQLHTIRMFGGLIGLTTSSAIFNNIFSESISNTAVQLTGALAPLKDASNEKLSSKDMILEISGLKSN
- a CDS encoding uncharacterized protein (EggNog:ENOG41), with the translated sequence MSETPSFDFGFKAPACIEWTLNNATQYLIDPDPQRDSVKLDACFSGQSSAASFQLHCPIRVKGIESHSYITGLIHIRSITSLNFDENPEIPDIVRRKLNCKAVCLHFDLCQPLDLIASTAATEPIQPRKRLSGQVIDALRSLAEATAFNIYISAREISLPRLNAICEAVSQNLLQPIITDTSTILASLYGRRGGKIITLSSQAYTSTSRNENPPSYDQLETLPLKAEISPLSTNESLSSVAASNKCNEKKRRRLDDSSTSSEADDHHSIWITLTNMRKEMHKLTKRVERLERENKDLNKELDELRASCEKVTDAADADGAALLEVHEDLNELRVQVDFLAQGRLDSDAEEHIIETVKESVLTHILERGYNTKIIIEKA
- a CDS encoding uncharacterized protein (SECRETED:SignalP(1-23)~EggNog:ENOG41~CAZy:GH30) → MILNMFAFNHLAILANVAALCVAQSTITVNVNTKYQQIDGFGFSQAFGRASQFQSANASTQKQALDYLFSTTTGAGFSIIRNRIGSGGSGDSIEPNNPGSPSASPSYVWDGNDSGQVWFTKQAVSYGVKTIYADAWGAPGFMKTSGSDSSPGYLCGTTGHSCSSGDWRQAYANFLVQYVKYYSSAGYTITHLGFLNEPDFQPSYSQMQISSNAQEAISFIPILYNTVKAAGLSTKITCCDAVGWTDQSTYTTNLVNAGSTQYLGVITSHSYSADATSPLSQTTLPKWNTEGGPSTAFVTTWYGSGGTNEGFTWANKLAVAMVNAQLSAYLFWEGFEIQQSQSGSHLIDALDGKTATPSGIFWAFAMWSRYIRPGAYRVATSGSISNVIIGAFQNTDSSIVLVFTNSGTSAQSAKVTFAGFSPSSAAAYVTDNTHTFASTSSALSGGAITVSVPSRGVVTVKLT
- a CDS encoding uncharacterized protein (EggNog:ENOG41), with amino-acid sequence MMDPVPMESALRGTPDHVVLPLSGRILDHSHIDMAAKIIEVIYRYQNKRAGSEGIESDIGLLAGLAQAYSHVKANQPIKMCLPAFPFKSPNTKVKVLGRVPDKAEEYALAHLNGLCAAIKDVYSPGAELTIISDGIVYNDLLSVSDLDVWRYGETLRNLAKTKGFSYIRFSRLSDLVPMEVPAVLDEVSYVANATNFRIALINNFRSKDWDVNEKITSDEDICLTYRGYLKFLQTDLADTYPISETFTKSKYKKGIESIAKQMLIRGQAFARAVRDKFSNHVRLSIHPSTGHNKVSVSTLPTDSSYTTPWHCAVAVRQDGTITSGLAQTFWDDPTWELVYEDGRPSYFREKSDLYTWSSGAITVNPLYPCGVIISPAEGANKLSMQDIDAQKVRALSEINSPVILRGFSGTKNREKYIEKASEFGTPLPWKFGILLEVKDRGADTRGLNNVLSSEWMPFHFDGLFKTLDHTREDGTVYKLPNPPRFQLFTAVTPSPSDTGFTLFSTSTFVLKHLPASLPLETLKNLTWSVRTTSFEATKLDGLPLIVDHPITGKPCLRYHEPWPENKTSFEATNITIDGQTPEVSDAICRELDGLLHDRRVAYYHAWEKGDMLVSDNILAMHTRSDFQGGAERELWRIHFD